One Dictyoglomus thermophilum H-6-12 DNA window includes the following coding sequences:
- the ispD gene encoding 2-C-methyl-D-erythritol 4-phosphate cytidylyltransferase codes for MEKIVGIVVAAGKSKRFGEDKLLINIKGMPIVYYSIRKLHDIKDIEKIILVVRNEMLEYYKEKIKDWKLEKVYKLVLGGEERQDSVYNALKSVDFHCDYVLIHDAARPFVSIKKIEELIKFCTENSLSAILGIPVKDTIKVVDNTTKRIMETLDRSKLWIIQTPQMFPFEIIKEAHKKAREENFVGTDDASLVERLGIPVYVIEGEPFNIKITTKDDLLWMEGILSKSELV; via the coding sequence TTGGAAAAGATAGTAGGGATTGTTGTAGCAGCAGGCAAGAGTAAAAGGTTTGGAGAAGATAAACTTCTAATTAATATAAAAGGTATGCCTATAGTGTATTACTCAATAAGAAAATTGCATGATATAAAAGACATAGAGAAAATAATTCTTGTGGTAAGGAATGAAATGTTGGAGTATTACAAAGAAAAGATAAAAGACTGGAAATTGGAAAAAGTTTATAAACTAGTTTTAGGGGGAGAGGAAAGACAAGATTCTGTATATAATGCATTAAAATCGGTTGATTTTCACTGCGATTATGTTCTTATTCATGATGCTGCAAGGCCTTTTGTATCGATCAAAAAAATAGAAGAGCTTATAAAATTTTGTACTGAGAATAGTCTTTCTGCCATTTTGGGTATTCCTGTAAAAGATACTATAAAGGTTGTAGATAATACTACCAAAAGGATTATGGAAACCTTAGATAGAAGTAAACTATGGATTATTCAAACCCCACAAATGTTTCCTTTTGAGATAATTAAAGAGGCTCATAAGAAAGCAAGGGAAGAAAATTTTGTAGGAACTGATGATGCTTCTTTAGTAGAGAGATTAGGTATTCCTGTTTATGTGATAGAAGGTGAGCCTTTTAATATAAAAATTACTACTAAGGATGACTTATTATGGATGGAGGGAATTCTTTCAAAATCAGAGTTGGTTTAG
- a CDS encoding PIN/TRAM domain-containing protein, producing MRKNWKLLLIVTFIPFLGDFILSSYLFYSNVKNLWYIFNFVFSLLVLIVYISFARKVRFFDLVNFPYVKILDTSVIIDGRIVDVLKTNFIEGKIIIPRFVLKELQQLADSSESLKKNRGRFGLDNLSQIRRELGSQVIIVDIDFPKVQSVDSKLVKLAKTLGGKIITNDYGLNKLAKIEGITVLNINELANALKPIYLPGEEIVISIIKEGKEPGQGVGYLEDGTMVVVENGKKYIGQTVKVTVTSVFQTAAGRLIFGRIREEKEHWKR from the coding sequence ATGAGAAAAAATTGGAAATTGTTATTAATTGTAACTTTTATTCCTTTTTTAGGGGATTTTATTTTGTCTTCTTATCTTTTTTATTCTAATGTCAAAAATTTATGGTATATATTTAATTTCGTTTTTTCTCTTTTGGTATTAATTGTTTATATCAGCTTTGCAAGAAAGGTTAGGTTTTTTGATTTGGTAAATTTTCCTTATGTGAAAATACTAGATACAAGTGTCATTATAGATGGAAGAATTGTGGATGTTTTAAAGACCAATTTTATAGAGGGAAAAATTATTATTCCTCGTTTTGTTCTCAAAGAGCTCCAACAGCTTGCTGATTCCTCAGAATCTCTTAAGAAGAATAGAGGTAGGTTTGGTCTTGATAATCTAAGTCAGATAAGGAGAGAACTTGGTAGTCAAGTGATTATTGTGGATATAGATTTTCCTAAGGTGCAAAGTGTTGATAGTAAATTGGTTAAGCTTGCTAAGACTCTGGGTGGTAAGATTATCACTAATGATTACGGTTTAAATAAGCTTGCAAAGATTGAAGGTATAACAGTTTTAAATATTAATGAACTGGCAAATGCTTTGAAGCCTATTTATCTGCCTGGAGAGGAAATAGTGATAAGTATAATAAAAGAAGGAAAAGAGCCTGGACAAGGAGTGGGTTATTTAGAAGATGGTACTATGGTGGTAGTGGAAAATGGTAAGAAATATATTGGTCAGACTGTTAAAGTTACTGTTACTAGTGTTTTTCAGACAGCTGCAGGGAGACTCATTTTTGGTAGGATAAGAGAGGAGAAAGAGCATTGGAAAAGATAG
- the disA gene encoding DNA integrity scanning diadenylate cyclase DisA: MAELKKFALQALRFVAPGTPLRESLEQIVKAKTGALIVVGEIEKLKPLMNGGFPLDIDFTPNRLYELSKMDGAILLSRDGKKILFANVILLPDPNIFSSETGARHATAERVAKQTGCLVISVSQRKDTITLFQNDWKYVLRDVEEILTKASQALQTMERYRNIYDDLLNRLNSLELENQANIYEVLSFLHRACMLFTIGKEVENYLIELGTEGRLIEIQLEALLTGVKEDTILVIKDYSRKNKDPEDILKELIINFKGNFQEFSYIAGEILGYRKEEVDMEITVIPKGYRILNRITSIPSSVIEKIVNYFGDLSKIMESSFEDLDNIEGVGEVRAKKIREALTRLQRLSSF, from the coding sequence ATGGCGGAATTAAAAAAATTTGCATTGCAGGCTTTAAGATTTGTAGCTCCAGGTACTCCTTTGAGAGAGAGTCTTGAGCAAATAGTAAAGGCTAAGACAGGAGCATTAATTGTGGTAGGAGAGATAGAAAAACTCAAACCTCTTATGAACGGAGGATTCCCTTTAGATATAGACTTTACTCCTAATAGATTGTACGAACTATCAAAGATGGATGGAGCTATTCTACTTTCAAGGGATGGGAAAAAGATTCTTTTTGCTAATGTGATATTGCTTCCAGATCCTAATATTTTTTCCTCTGAAACTGGAGCACGACATGCCACTGCTGAAAGGGTTGCTAAGCAAACTGGTTGCTTAGTTATTAGTGTTTCTCAGAGAAAAGATACTATAACTTTGTTCCAAAATGATTGGAAATATGTCTTAAGGGATGTGGAGGAGATATTAACTAAAGCCTCTCAAGCTCTTCAAACTATGGAAAGGTATAGAAATATTTATGATGATCTTTTAAATAGGCTTAATTCTTTGGAGTTAGAGAACCAAGCTAATATATATGAGGTTTTGTCTTTTTTACACAGAGCTTGTATGTTATTTACTATAGGAAAAGAGGTAGAAAACTATTTAATTGAGCTTGGTACAGAGGGAAGGCTTATAGAAATTCAGCTTGAGGCTCTGCTTACCGGGGTAAAGGAAGACACTATTCTTGTGATAAAGGACTACTCGAGGAAGAATAAGGATCCTGAAGATATTTTAAAAGAATTGATTATTAATTTTAAAGGAAATTTTCAAGAGTTTTCATATATAGCTGGGGAAATATTAGGATATAGGAAGGAAGAAGTAGATATGGAAATTACTGTAATACCGAAGGGCTATAGAATCTTGAACAGAATTACTTCCATACCTTCAAGTGTTATTGAAAAGATTGTTAATTACTTTGGTGATCTATCAAAGATCATGGAGAGTAGTTTTGAGGATCTGGATAATATTGAAGGGGTTGGGGAGGTGAGAGCTAAAAAGATTAGAGAAGCTTTGACTAGATTACAAAGACTTTCATCTTTTTAA
- the radA gene encoding DNA repair protein RadA: MSKVKSKFVCQVCGYESVRWLGRCPNCQSWNSFIEIVEDKGKVDKRVNKEELEVYRLDQILNYEPVRLKTGLTGFDYIIGGGIVEGSVTLLAGEPGIGKSTLLLQLAISLSKESSRVLYISAEESLSQVGLRLKRLTSKDRLDIDFVSERDIENILPELEKFNYSLIIVDSIQTIYSSEFPTSPGNVVQVRECTSKLVDFAKKNNVAVILVGHVTKEGDIAGPKILEHLVDVVLYLEGERYHDLRVLRVVKNRFGPTNDFILYEMKESGLFEVEDISAKMIENRNINVAGSIIVPVMEGTKPLLIELQALVSKTNTSYPRRIASGVDFNKLVLLLAILEKKLRTNFSDKDVFVNVVGGIKINEPAVDLGLAFALLSALMDKPFPSDMIAVGEIGLGGEVRTVPHIERRLKEARKFGFIKALIPKDKKIKLNEYNMNILPVSDIEEGIKLVWGEEWRN, from the coding sequence ATGTCTAAAGTAAAGAGTAAGTTTGTATGTCAGGTATGTGGATATGAGAGTGTAAGATGGCTTGGCAGATGTCCTAACTGTCAAAGTTGGAATTCCTTTATCGAAATTGTTGAGGATAAAGGTAAAGTAGATAAAAGAGTAAACAAAGAAGAGTTAGAAGTATATAGATTAGATCAGATTCTAAATTACGAACCTGTCAGGCTAAAGACTGGCCTGACAGGTTTTGATTATATTATTGGAGGGGGAATTGTAGAGGGATCAGTAACACTTTTAGCAGGGGAGCCTGGAATTGGTAAATCTACATTGTTGTTACAGCTTGCCATATCTCTTAGTAAAGAAAGCTCGAGAGTTTTATATATTTCAGCAGAGGAATCCTTATCTCAAGTTGGTTTAAGGTTAAAAAGATTAACCTCAAAAGACAGATTGGATATTGATTTTGTCTCTGAAAGAGACATAGAAAATATTCTGCCAGAACTTGAAAAATTTAATTATTCACTAATAATTGTAGATTCTATTCAGACGATTTATTCCTCAGAGTTTCCCACTTCTCCCGGAAATGTGGTACAGGTGAGAGAATGTACCTCGAAGCTGGTGGATTTTGCTAAAAAAAATAATGTGGCTGTTATATTAGTTGGTCATGTAACTAAAGAGGGTGATATAGCAGGGCCCAAAATATTAGAGCATTTAGTTGATGTGGTTTTGTATCTCGAGGGAGAGAGATATCATGACTTGAGGGTGTTACGAGTAGTTAAAAATAGATTCGGACCCACTAATGATTTTATACTTTATGAGATGAAAGAAAGTGGCCTTTTTGAAGTGGAAGATATCTCAGCGAAGATGATTGAAAATAGAAATATTAATGTGGCTGGTTCTATTATTGTTCCTGTTATGGAAGGAACAAAACCCTTGTTGATAGAGTTACAAGCCCTTGTAAGTAAAACAAATACCTCTTATCCAAGAAGAATAGCTTCAGGGGTGGATTTTAATAAGTTAGTTCTTTTGTTAGCAATTCTTGAGAAAAAGCTTCGTACTAATTTTTCCGATAAAGATGTGTTTGTAAATGTAGTAGGTGGAATAAAGATTAATGAGCCTGCAGTAGATTTAGGACTTGCTTTTGCTCTTCTTTCTGCATTGATGGATAAGCCTTTTCCTTCGGATATGATTGCTGTGGGGGAAATAGGTCTTGGGGGGGAGGTTAGAACAGTTCCTCACATAGAAAGACGATTAAAAGAGGCAAGGAAATTTGGCTTTATTAAAGCATTGATTCCTAAGGACAAAAAAATTAAACTAAATGAGTATAATATGAATATATTACCTGTTTCGGATATTGAAGAGGGAATAAAACTAGTTTGGGGGGAAGAATGGCGGAATTAA
- a CDS encoding ATP-dependent Clp protease ATP-binding subunit, with product MMDKLTQRAYRVLLLAQEEARRLNYSTVGTEHILLGLIREEGGIAAQVLINLGLDLNHLRNEIERLIGRGDGTSYGALPFTSRAKKVLEYASESAQELNHNYIGTEHLLLGLLKEGEGVAAHVLEGMGVRLEDVTIEILKLLGEPIDPTKIRGRQQMNTSTNNSLKKKRTVTATLDEFGRDLTQLARQGKLDPIIGREKELERIIQILSRRTKNNPVLVGEPGVGKTAIVEGLAQKIVEGDVPDTLLNKRIVAIDMGSIVAGTKYRGEFEERMQRIIEEVKMAKDVILFIDEIHTLVGAGAAEGAVDAANILKPSLAKGEIQLIGATTPSEYRKYIEKDGALERRFQPIMVDEPTPEETIQILKGLKERYENYHRVKITDEAIEEAVKLSVRYITDRFLPDKAIDVIDEASARVRLRKQKNTAQSNLELELARIREQKEIAIRNQAFERAAQLRDEERKIEEYLRNFIDTTAPSNFGVVTPEDVAQVVATWTGIPVAQLLIEERERLLRMEEELHKRIISQDEAVRVVSRAIRRSRSGLKDPRRPIGVFMFLGPTGVGKTELARALAEYLFGNENALIRFDMSEFMEKHTVSRLIGAPPGYVGYEEGGQLTEKVHRRPYSVILLDEIEKAHSDVFNILLQIMDEGQLTDGHGRRVSFKNTILIMTSNFGAEYFKQEASIGFASKEDREKSFDKIKELILSEMKKYFRPEFLNRLDEIVFFRPLTKDDLKQILELLLKPVRERLREKRLDLEISDEVKEFLLEKGYDPQYGARPLKRTIQYYMEDPLAEFILQGEFKEGDVIKAELDKKGNIVFRKLAFAKEPS from the coding sequence ATGATGGATAAACTAACACAAAGAGCATACAGAGTACTACTCTTAGCACAGGAGGAGGCACGTAGACTTAACTATTCTACAGTAGGAACAGAGCATATTCTCTTAGGGTTGATTCGTGAGGAAGGAGGTATAGCTGCTCAAGTTCTTATAAATCTAGGTCTTGATCTAAATCATCTTAGGAATGAGATAGAAAGATTAATAGGACGTGGAGATGGTACCTCCTATGGAGCACTTCCCTTCACTTCGAGAGCAAAGAAGGTATTGGAATATGCTTCCGAATCTGCCCAAGAACTTAATCATAACTATATTGGAACTGAGCATTTGCTTCTTGGTTTATTAAAAGAAGGTGAAGGTGTAGCAGCTCATGTTTTGGAGGGAATGGGAGTAAGGTTGGAGGATGTTACTATAGAGATATTGAAACTTCTTGGCGAACCTATAGATCCGACTAAGATAAGAGGTAGACAACAAATGAATACTTCTACCAATAATTCTTTAAAGAAGAAGCGCACAGTTACAGCAACCTTAGACGAGTTTGGTAGAGATCTAACTCAACTTGCAAGACAAGGGAAATTAGATCCTATTATTGGGAGAGAGAAAGAATTAGAAAGAATAATTCAAATTCTTAGTAGAAGAACTAAAAATAATCCTGTTCTAGTGGGCGAACCTGGAGTTGGTAAGACAGCTATAGTAGAAGGGCTTGCCCAAAAGATAGTGGAAGGGGATGTCCCTGATACCTTGTTAAACAAGAGGATAGTTGCTATTGATATGGGAAGCATTGTGGCTGGTACGAAGTATAGAGGTGAGTTTGAAGAAAGAATGCAGAGAATTATCGAAGAAGTTAAAATGGCAAAGGATGTCATTCTATTTATAGATGAGATTCATACTCTGGTAGGAGCAGGAGCAGCAGAAGGAGCGGTTGATGCAGCAAATATTTTGAAGCCCTCCTTAGCAAAGGGGGAGATACAGCTAATAGGTGCTACTACTCCTTCTGAATATAGAAAGTATATTGAAAAAGATGGTGCTTTAGAGAGAAGATTCCAGCCTATAATGGTTGATGAGCCAACTCCCGAAGAAACTATTCAGATATTAAAAGGGTTGAAAGAGAGATATGAAAATTATCATAGGGTAAAAATTACCGATGAGGCTATAGAAGAAGCGGTCAAATTATCAGTGAGATATATAACTGATAGATTCTTGCCTGATAAGGCAATAGATGTGATAGATGAAGCTTCTGCAAGGGTAAGATTAAGAAAGCAAAAGAATACAGCTCAGAGTAATTTAGAACTTGAATTGGCGAGAATAAGAGAGCAAAAAGAAATTGCTATAAGAAATCAGGCCTTTGAAAGAGCAGCTCAATTGAGAGATGAAGAAAGAAAGATTGAAGAATATCTTAGAAATTTCATAGATACAACTGCTCCTTCTAACTTTGGAGTGGTAACTCCAGAGGATGTGGCTCAGGTTGTAGCGACTTGGACTGGAATACCTGTAGCTCAGCTTCTCATTGAAGAAAGAGAAAGATTGTTAAGAATGGAAGAAGAGCTTCATAAAAGGATTATTTCTCAAGATGAGGCTGTAAGAGTAGTATCTAGAGCTATAAGAAGATCAAGATCTGGATTAAAAGATCCTAGAAGACCTATAGGGGTATTCATGTTTTTAGGCCCAACGGGTGTTGGTAAGACCGAGCTTGCAAGAGCTCTTGCAGAGTATCTCTTTGGGAATGAAAATGCTCTGATTAGATTCGATATGTCAGAATTTATGGAGAAACATACAGTCTCAAGATTAATTGGTGCTCCTCCAGGATATGTAGGATATGAGGAGGGTGGTCAACTTACTGAAAAGGTTCATAGAAGACCTTATTCGGTTATTCTCTTAGATGAGATAGAAAAAGCTCATAGTGATGTTTTCAATATTCTTTTGCAAATAATGGATGAAGGTCAACTTACAGATGGTCATGGTAGAAGGGTAAGCTTCAAAAATACCATACTAATAATGACTTCTAATTTTGGTGCAGAATACTTTAAGCAAGAGGCAAGTATAGGTTTTGCTTCCAAAGAAGACAGGGAGAAGTCTTTTGATAAGATAAAAGAATTGATTTTGAGTGAGATGAAGAAATACTTCAGGCCAGAATTTCTGAATAGGCTTGATGAGATCGTGTTCTTCAGGCCACTTACTAAAGATGATCTAAAGCAGATTTTAGAGCTACTGTTAAAACCAGTTAGAGAGAGATTGAGAGAGAAGAGATTAGATTTAGAAATAAGTGACGAGGTCAAAGAGTTCTTGCTTGAGAAGGGTTATGATCCTCAATATGGTGCAAGACCTCTAAAGAGGACAATTCAATACTATATGGAAGATCCTTTGGCAGAATTTATACTTCAAGGAGAGTTCAAAGAAGGAGATGTTATAAAAGCAGAACTTGATAAGAAAGGAAATATAGTTTTTAGAAAGTTGGCTTTTGCAAAAGAGCCTTCATAG
- a CDS encoding McsB — MREFYYKYLKWLGEDKDNNREVVVSTRIRIARNLEDFVFPSQLLESQRKRILNKVEWVYKNETRFSEYDFLKLEKLPNIVLDALVEKHLISSDHLENIRGAGLLVDKSGKLSVMINEEDHFRLQVLSSGLELKESWKKLLSLEEIFSDYFKFAFDDKFGYLTSCITNLGCGVRISFVVHLPALTYSGKIKDFLKKLRSNKILIRGIYGERSKPIAGFYQITSRSSLGIAEEELIEKMEKVARKIIDEEVIVREFLFREKRRYVEDIVARAYGILSNARYLNSLEAINLLSDLRFGIYFKMLDISMKVLDLLMILILPGHLQTKYGRGMDPEERDGVRADLLRVFLKNYKINQGGVI; from the coding sequence ATGAGAGAATTTTATTATAAATATCTCAAGTGGTTAGGAGAAGATAAAGACAATAATAGAGAAGTGGTGGTAAGTACAAGGATAAGAATTGCAAGGAATTTAGAGGATTTCGTTTTTCCATCCCAATTATTAGAGTCTCAGAGAAAAAGAATCCTTAACAAAGTAGAATGGGTTTATAAAAATGAAACAAGATTTAGTGAATATGATTTTTTAAAATTAGAAAAGTTACCAAATATTGTACTTGATGCCCTAGTTGAAAAACATTTGATAAGTAGTGATCATTTGGAGAATATTAGAGGGGCTGGACTTTTAGTAGATAAAAGTGGTAAACTTAGTGTAATGATAAATGAGGAGGATCACTTTAGGTTACAGGTATTAAGTAGTGGATTGGAGTTAAAGGAAAGTTGGAAAAAATTACTTTCATTGGAGGAAATTTTTTCTGATTATTTTAAGTTTGCCTTTGATGATAAGTTTGGTTATTTGACCTCATGTATAACCAACTTAGGTTGTGGTGTTAGAATTTCTTTTGTCGTTCATCTTCCAGCTTTAACTTATTCTGGTAAAATAAAAGATTTTCTCAAAAAGCTTAGATCTAATAAGATTCTTATAAGAGGTATCTATGGAGAAAGAAGTAAACCTATTGCAGGATTTTATCAAATTACTAGTAGGTCTTCTTTAGGAATTGCTGAGGAAGAATTAATTGAAAAGATGGAAAAGGTAGCAAGGAAGATAATAGATGAAGAGGTGATTGTGAGAGAGTTTTTATTTAGGGAAAAAAGGAGGTATGTAGAGGATATAGTTGCAAGGGCATATGGAATATTGAGTAATGCACGATATTTAAATAGTCTTGAGGCGATAAATTTATTATCAGACTTGAGATTTGGAATATATTTCAAAATGTTGGATATTTCTATGAAAGTATTAGATCTTCTCATGATCCTGATATTACCAGGGCACTTACAAACAAAATATGGGAGGGGAATGGACCCAGAGGAGAGGGATGGGGTGAGGGCGGATTTGTTGCGTGTCTTTCTTAAAAATTATAAAATAAATCAGGGAGGTGTCATTTAA
- a CDS encoding UvrB/UvrC motif-containing protein, with protein MKCDFCNQNEATYILEIDDEKGRRKYSICESCLKQVIKDIFKGTYIMKEEKAKKCPKCNRSLEEIKETGMLGCSYCYAYFRDEIEKMVYQYHGNKIHKGKIPAKKEFRIDKILKYKIELSKAIEEEDYEKAAKLRDLLKNIDTRGG; from the coding sequence ATGAAGTGTGATTTTTGCAATCAGAATGAGGCTACATATATTTTGGAGATAGATGATGAAAAAGGAAGAAGAAAATATTCGATCTGTGAAAGTTGTCTTAAACAGGTTATAAAGGATATATTTAAGGGTACTTATATTATGAAAGAAGAAAAAGCTAAAAAGTGTCCAAAATGTAATAGATCTTTAGAAGAAATTAAAGAGACTGGTATGTTGGGGTGCAGCTATTGTTATGCCTATTTTAGAGATGAGATAGAAAAAATGGTATACCAGTATCATGGAAATAAAATCCATAAAGGTAAAATTCCTGCTAAGAAAGAATTTAGAATTGATAAAATATTGAAATATAAAATTGAGCTCTCTAAAGCTATAGAGGAAGAGGATTATGAAAAGGCAGCAAAATTGAGAGATCTTCTTAAAAATATAGATACGAGGGGTGGATGA
- the pdxT gene encoding pyridoxal 5'-phosphate synthase glutaminase subunit PdxT, which produces MKIGILAIQGSIVEHKNMLERLGVETVLVKKPEHLEIIDGIILPGGESTTFFTILENRLLFDALREKLVNGLPAMGTCAGLILLSSRIENHPDQKTLKVLDITVSRNAYGRQRESFSTYVKIPVIGDREYECIFIRAPQIVEIGRNVKVHATFNDRPIFVEENNILGLTFHPELTDDPRIHEYFLKRCSG; this is translated from the coding sequence ATGAAAATAGGGATACTTGCTATACAGGGATCTATAGTAGAGCACAAAAATATGTTGGAAAGATTAGGGGTTGAAACGGTTCTTGTTAAAAAACCCGAACATCTGGAAATTATTGATGGAATAATACTTCCTGGAGGAGAAAGTACTACCTTCTTTACTATTTTGGAAAATCGTCTATTATTTGATGCTCTTAGAGAAAAATTAGTTAATGGTTTACCAGCTATGGGAACTTGTGCTGGTTTGATTCTACTTTCCAGTAGAATAGAAAATCATCCTGACCAAAAAACTCTCAAGGTTTTAGATATAACTGTTTCTCGTAATGCTTATGGTAGGCAAAGAGAGAGTTTCTCTACTTATGTAAAGATTCCAGTAATTGGTGATAGAGAATATGAATGTATATTTATTAGGGCTCCCCAAATAGTTGAAATAGGTCGAAACGTGAAAGTACATGCAACCTTTAATGATAGGCCTATATTTGTAGAGGAGAACAACATATTGGGTCTGACTTTTCATCCCGAACTTACGGATGATCCTAGAATACATGAGTATTTCTTAAAGAGGTGCTCAGGTTAG
- the pdxS gene encoding pyridoxal 5'-phosphate synthase lyase subunit PdxS: MQVFTGTDKVKRGLAQMLKGGVIMDVTNAEQAEIAEEAGAVAVMALERVPADIRAQGGVARMADPKKIKEIMSAVSIPVMAKVRIGHFVEAQILEALGVDFIDESEVLTPADEKYHINKHLFKVPFVCGARDLGEALRRIAEGAAMIRTKGEAGTGNVVEAVRHMRQIMDEIRALALLPDEELVAKAKELGAPLELVIETKKLGRLPVVNFAAGGIATPADAALMMHLGADGVFVGSGIFKSKDPRKRARAIVLAVTYYDDPYVLAEISEDLGEPMPGIDVRKLSETELLQVRGW, from the coding sequence ATGCAAGTCTTTACAGGAACAGATAAAGTAAAAAGAGGTTTAGCTCAGATGTTAAAAGGTGGAGTGATTATGGATGTAACTAACGCAGAACAGGCCGAAATTGCTGAGGAGGCCGGGGCTGTTGCAGTTATGGCTTTGGAAAGAGTTCCTGCTGACATAAGAGCTCAGGGCGGAGTGGCAAGAATGGCAGATCCTAAAAAAATAAAAGAGATTATGTCAGCAGTTAGCATTCCGGTTATGGCAAAAGTTAGAATTGGCCATTTTGTAGAGGCTCAAATTTTAGAGGCTCTTGGTGTGGATTTTATTGATGAAAGCGAAGTGCTGACCCCTGCCGATGAAAAGTATCATATAAATAAACATTTATTCAAAGTTCCTTTTGTATGTGGCGCTAGGGATTTAGGAGAAGCACTGAGGAGAATTGCAGAAGGCGCAGCTATGATTAGAACCAAAGGAGAAGCAGGTACCGGAAATGTGGTGGAAGCTGTACGCCATATGAGGCAAATTATGGATGAGATAAGGGCTTTGGCTCTTCTTCCTGATGAAGAATTAGTAGCGAAGGCTAAGGAACTTGGTGCTCCTCTGGAGCTTGTAATAGAGACTAAGAAATTGGGAAGACTTCCTGTAGTGAATTTTGCTGCTGGTGGTATTGCTACTCCTGCTGATGCTGCTTTGATGATGCATCTTGGTGCTGATGGTGTGTTTGTAGGTTCTGGAATATTTAAGTCTAAGGATCCTAGGAAGAGGGCAAGAGCTATAGTTCTTGCTGTGACTTATTATGATGATCCTTATGTCTTGGCCGAGATCTCGGAGGATCTAGGGGAGCCTATGCCAGGTATTGATGTGAGAAAACTTTCTGAAACCGAATTATTACAGGTAAGAGGTTGGTAA